A stretch of the Brachyhypopomus gauderio isolate BG-103 unplaced genomic scaffold, BGAUD_0.2 sc49, whole genome shotgun sequence genome encodes the following:
- the LOC143487711 gene encoding chromatin target of PRMT1 protein-like isoform X2, whose amino-acid sequence MCAVAINMDSPPPKILLTNTSTMSLHDRFTSLITNKQAGVVGAGGARQQAASVKNRRLAHQMARRPSVVAALKSKPFVRQRVGLGGVKARLGRPLVRGVQFGKANSAGRPRGRGGLRVGALSRRLAQCGLVQPPHSAGVKGAAVMQNRAVRGTVRGKGRGQTSGVCGGFVGHSWSGVRYRPYNRPVPTREELDAQLDDYMSMSKSYLDAQLDEYMAEVDSQDLL is encoded by the exons ATGTGCGCAG TTGCCATAAATATGGACTCTCCGCCCCCAAAGATATTGCTGACGAACACCTCTACGATGTCGTTACACGACCG CTTCACCAGCTTGATAACGAATAAGCAGGCAGGTGTGGTCGGCGCCGGAGGAGCCAGGCAGCAGGCCGCCTCGGTGAAGAACCGCCGGCTGGCCCACCAGATGGCCCGGAGACCCTCGGTAGTGGCGGCCCTGAAGAGCAAGCCG TTTGTGAGACAGCGTGTGGGTTTGGGGGGCGTTAAAGCCAGGCTGGGCAGGCCCTTGGTGAGAGGGGTGCAGTTTGGGAAGGCTAACAGTGCGGGCAGgccaagaggaagaggaggcctGCGTGTTGGTGCTTTATCACGGAGAT TGGCTCAGTGTGGCCTGGTGCAGCCTCCTCACAGCGCTGGTGTAAAGGGAGCAGCAGTGATGCAGAACAGGGCAGTGAGAGGAACCGTGAGGGGCAAAG GTAGAGGTCAGACTTCAGGGGTTTGTGGGGGGTTTGTGGGCCACAGCTGGTCTGGGGTCAGGTACAGGCCGTATAATCGCCCCGTCCCCACACGGGAGGAGCTAGACGCACAGCTGGATGACTACATGTCCATGAGCAAGAGTTATCTGGACGCACAACTGGATGAATACATGGCTGAAGTCGACTCACAGGATCTGCTGTAA
- the LOC143487711 gene encoding chromatin target of PRMT1 protein-like isoform X1: MCAGEGHWFAINMDSPPPKILLTNTSTMSLHDRFTSLITNKQAGVVGAGGARQQAASVKNRRLAHQMARRPSVVAALKSKPFVRQRVGLGGVKARLGRPLVRGVQFGKANSAGRPRGRGGLRVGALSRRLAQCGLVQPPHSAGVKGAAVMQNRAVRGTVRGKGRGQTSGVCGGFVGHSWSGVRYRPYNRPVPTREELDAQLDDYMSMSKSYLDAQLDEYMAEVDSQDLL, from the exons ATGTGCGCAGGTGAAGGTCACTGGT TTGCCATAAATATGGACTCTCCGCCCCCAAAGATATTGCTGACGAACACCTCTACGATGTCGTTACACGACCG CTTCACCAGCTTGATAACGAATAAGCAGGCAGGTGTGGTCGGCGCCGGAGGAGCCAGGCAGCAGGCCGCCTCGGTGAAGAACCGCCGGCTGGCCCACCAGATGGCCCGGAGACCCTCGGTAGTGGCGGCCCTGAAGAGCAAGCCG TTTGTGAGACAGCGTGTGGGTTTGGGGGGCGTTAAAGCCAGGCTGGGCAGGCCCTTGGTGAGAGGGGTGCAGTTTGGGAAGGCTAACAGTGCGGGCAGgccaagaggaagaggaggcctGCGTGTTGGTGCTTTATCACGGAGAT TGGCTCAGTGTGGCCTGGTGCAGCCTCCTCACAGCGCTGGTGTAAAGGGAGCAGCAGTGATGCAGAACAGGGCAGTGAGAGGAACCGTGAGGGGCAAAG GTAGAGGTCAGACTTCAGGGGTTTGTGGGGGGTTTGTGGGCCACAGCTGGTCTGGGGTCAGGTACAGGCCGTATAATCGCCCCGTCCCCACACGGGAGGAGCTAGACGCACAGCTGGATGACTACATGTCCATGAGCAAGAGTTATCTGGACGCACAACTGGATGAATACATGGCTGAAGTCGACTCACAGGATCTGCTGTAA
- the LOC143487711 gene encoding chromatin target of PRMT1 protein-like isoform X3 codes for MDSPPPKILLTNTSTMSLHDRFTSLITNKQAGVVGAGGARQQAASVKNRRLAHQMARRPSVVAALKSKPFVRQRVGLGGVKARLGRPLVRGVQFGKANSAGRPRGRGGLRVGALSRRLAQCGLVQPPHSAGVKGAAVMQNRAVRGTVRGKGRGQTSGVCGGFVGHSWSGVRYRPYNRPVPTREELDAQLDDYMSMSKSYLDAQLDEYMAEVDSQDLL; via the exons ATGGACTCTCCGCCCCCAAAGATATTGCTGACGAACACCTCTACGATGTCGTTACACGACCG CTTCACCAGCTTGATAACGAATAAGCAGGCAGGTGTGGTCGGCGCCGGAGGAGCCAGGCAGCAGGCCGCCTCGGTGAAGAACCGCCGGCTGGCCCACCAGATGGCCCGGAGACCCTCGGTAGTGGCGGCCCTGAAGAGCAAGCCG TTTGTGAGACAGCGTGTGGGTTTGGGGGGCGTTAAAGCCAGGCTGGGCAGGCCCTTGGTGAGAGGGGTGCAGTTTGGGAAGGCTAACAGTGCGGGCAGgccaagaggaagaggaggcctGCGTGTTGGTGCTTTATCACGGAGAT TGGCTCAGTGTGGCCTGGTGCAGCCTCCTCACAGCGCTGGTGTAAAGGGAGCAGCAGTGATGCAGAACAGGGCAGTGAGAGGAACCGTGAGGGGCAAAG GTAGAGGTCAGACTTCAGGGGTTTGTGGGGGGTTTGTGGGCCACAGCTGGTCTGGGGTCAGGTACAGGCCGTATAATCGCCCCGTCCCCACACGGGAGGAGCTAGACGCACAGCTGGATGACTACATGTCCATGAGCAAGAGTTATCTGGACGCACAACTGGATGAATACATGGCTGAAGTCGACTCACAGGATCTGCTGTAA